In the Deinococcus planocerae genome, GCTCTTCGGCCTGAACCTCCTCGGGCTCGCGGGGCCCTACTACCGGGTCAGCCCCTGGGAGCTGGAGGACGGGGACGGCGTGCGGCGGATCAACGCTTCGGGCTACGCGGCGGTCCCGTTTGGGGACATGCCCCCGGTGCTCACCTCGTTCATCCGCGAATTCACGGAGAAGAACCGGGCGCAGACCCTCCCCCAGCAGGCGAGCAGCCCGTGGCGCGCGGCCCTCCAGACGAATCTCGTGCGCCTCTTGGCCCGCGAGTTGCCCTCTCACGCCGACTCGCAGGTCTTCTTCTGCTCCAGCGGCACGGAGGCCATCGAGGGGGCGCTGAAGTTCGCCAAGGCGTGGCGGCCCAGGGGGAAGTTCTACATCTCCTTTTCGAGCGCCTACCACGGCAAGACGCTCGGGAGCCTGAGCCTGACCCCCAACCCGGAGTATCAGGACGTGTTCCGGCCCCTGATTCCGGGCGCCCTGACGAGCCCGTACGGGGACGTAAGCGCGCTCGCCACCCTGATCCGGCGGCTGGGGCCGCAGAACGTGGTCGCGGTGGTCGTCGAGCCGATCCAGGGCGAGGGTGGGGTGAACATCCCGCCGCCGGGCTTCCTCGCCGGGGTGGGCGAAGTCTGCCGCCGCCACGGCATCGTGGTCATCGCGGACGAGATTCAGACCGGGCTGGGCCGCACCGGCCACTGGTTCGAGTCGGCGGCGCAGGGGCTCGACCCCGACATCGTGACGCTCGCCAAGCCGCTCGGCGGCGGGATGACGGCGGTGGGGGCGACCATCGTGCGCCACCCCATCTACAAGAAGATGCTCGGCGGCCTGAGCAGCAAGCGGCACTCGAACACCTTCGGCGGCAACGCGCTGGCGATGGCGGTGGGGCTGCGGTCGCTCGAATACCTCGTCGAGCAGGACCTCCCCGCCCGCAGCCTGCGGCTCGGCGCCGTGGGATTGGAGCGGCTGCGGACCCTCCAGACCCGCTTTCCCCGTCTCTTCGAGGACGTGCGCGGCCAGGGGATGCTCCTCGCCATGCAGTTCAAACCGATGGTGGGCGTGCCGCTCCCCGGCGTCCTCAAGGAACTCGTCTTCGAGGCAACGGCCATCCTCGCCCTGCGGGAGATGCACCACGCCGGGGTGATGGCGAACCTCAGCCTCTCCTCCAAGCGCACGGTGCGCCTGACCCCGGCCCTCGATATCCCCGAAGACCTCTTCGTGAGGATGCTCGACCGGGTGGAGACCTTCGCGGGTCGCAACCCCGCCTCCCGCCACATCCTGACCAACACGCCGCCTGCCCTGACCGCCCGGCTGGCGAAGTTCGCCGCGAGCAAGCCGAAGAAGCGGAC is a window encoding:
- a CDS encoding aspartate aminotransferase family protein; protein product: MPVTHSGEADRPATSLLPPGFIRAQDVLDEKFSPEQARGLDTRYGNEELLFGLNLLGLAGPYYRVSPWELEDGDGVRRINASGYAAVPFGDMPPVLTSFIREFTEKNRAQTLPQQASSPWRAALQTNLVRLLARELPSHADSQVFFCSSGTEAIEGALKFAKAWRPRGKFYISFSSAYHGKTLGSLSLTPNPEYQDVFRPLIPGALTSPYGDVSALATLIRRLGPQNVVAVVVEPIQGEGGVNIPPPGFLAGVGEVCRRHGIVVIADEIQTGLGRTGHWFESAAQGLDPDIVTLAKPLGGGMTAVGATIVRHPIYKKMLGGLSSKRHSNTFGGNALAMAVGLRSLEYLVEQDLPARSLRLGAVGLERLRTLQTRFPRLFEDVRGQGMLLAMQFKPMVGVPLPGVLKELVFEATAILALREMHHAGVMANLSLSSKRTVRLTPALDIPEDLFVRMLDRVETFAGRNPASRHILTNTPPALTARLAKFAASKPKKRTESDG